Genomic DNA from Candidozyma auris chromosome 1, complete sequence:
AATGAGCTGATGATCGAATCAAGGGAAACATGCAGATAGTCATTTTTTCTGAATGTGTTAGCGTTGACAAGAATATCCCACACCCGAAAGCTCGACATGGGCCCATCAGAAGTCAATCCACCCAAAAGAAAGCAGAATGTTGCCGTGATGAGTGGCAGAGTATTCTTGGATATACCCCAGTCGATAAAACCTGCAACATTTGAATCATCCGAAGCCCAGAATGCTGCGCAAAGATCGGGTCTGTTATTGTAAACATATACGCATGCCATGTAGAGCCTTTCAAGATCCGCGCGACTGGCGATCTCCTGTAAGTCTTGTGATGTATTTGAAGATGCTTCAGAATCTCTTCTTAAACCCCGCGATGAATCAAAGTGATCGTTGAAGCCATTTACACGAACTGAAGCAACCTCGATCTCTTTTTTATTCAAGGATAGTAAAtaatcttcttcactgtCACGAAGCAGTGTCAATACTATAGCAGCGTGATTTACGAAActggtgaagaaagcgTGAAATGCTGGTGCAAGAATATCGTCAGCAATCAGCCTCGAGATTTGTAAGCTGGAAAAGTCACAAAGCTTTGCCACATTTGTTAATTGAGGATTTACCTTAACAGCATGAAGCAATTCATCGTTACCCGAGTAAAAGAACTTTGTTGGTTCCAACAGTGGAAAAGATCTTTGTAAAAGAGCTCTAAAATCGTAGAGATCACTCTCTTCTAAAAGAAATTTCGTTTCAGGACATGCAGTTTCAGCTGCATATGAAAGTAACTGCTCTGAAGTTCCGTAGCTGATGAGCCACTCAATGTACTGAAGAATATCCCTCTTGAAGTCTagctttcttgttctgTCACTGGACTCTTTACACCATGGAATCAAAGTAACAAAATAGAATAAACGTGAACAAAGATCGTAAGGTCTCAAGGACGACTTTGACAAGTCTATACTGTCATTCTCTTTAATTTTTGCATAGTCGGTCAGAAGGGATGTAGCGAGTTTTTCATGAATTATGTAAACCTCCTTCTCGGGCATGTCACCTAGCCCTGTCACAATGCGCAAAAGAGCGGGAAGATAATGCAAGAGTAGAACGTCTGAGTCACTGGTGATATTCTCATTGACATGCTTGATGATTGTACTGTAAGCGTCGTAAGTAAGGAGTgagtttggtgatgaaTCGATGATAAAATATAATATCTGACTTAAAAGATCGTGAATCAGGAATAGTTGTTGCTTGACGAATGATactttcttgacaaacGCCAAGTCATTGATATCCGCAGTGGCCTTTTGCTTATCGATTTGGTCATTCTGGATCTGAATCAAAGAGTataattttttgaaactgGCGAGgcaattcttgaagagttcCTTGCCAGGATCTTGAGTTGGATACAACATGTGCACTTTGTTGTTGGTCAACAAGTAACCCACAATATTGAGAATGTAGTCATATCTGCGAAAGAAAGCCAAGATTccagcatcttcaagacGAGAACCCTTAGCAAAACTTTCACTTTGAGCCAGCTGCAACAATTCAGCGGTGGCCATCTCGTCTAAATCAAGCTCTGTTGCAAGAAGATATGCGCTTTCTATGAAGGGtttgttcaatttgaaCTGCAGCCCATCCGAAAATGAGATTGGTTCGCTCTCGGCTTTAGCCAACTTCTGTCTGGCGGTATCGGAGCGTCCGGGAACAACAAGTAAATTCCTTAAATCGGTCCCAAGCAAAGCATCGATCTGCTCAGGTACATTGTCCAGGAACTTCACGGCATTGTAACAGTCTGAGAGAATCCCTATATCCCATGATAATGCCGCCGTAGTCGAAGCCATCCTTTATTTAGTGTGTATTGCTGAAATAATGGGATAATTGGGGCCCAAAGAGGTGATGTAGACGAAGTATTTAAATTTTTGTTAGGTAGCATAACGCGCCTTGTGTGCAGTACACTTCGTCTGGGTGCAACATATTATCTAATGAACTTCCTCGAGgctttctttgaatttACAATATACTACAGATTAATATCTTCAGAATCATAATAAATATAATTGATCTATGACAAGCCGATGTGAGCGCCGTCGAACAACGACATGGTCAAATGGGTAGCCTTCTTTGGGGTGTCACAGTCATCAAACGACTGAATATTCTTGAACATTTGCAAGAGTCTAACTGTGACGTAAGACGCTTCCGTCAATGCAAACTGTTGACCTAAACAAATTCTGGGGCCACCATTGAAAGGAAGGAATCCCCATCCGACCTTCTTCATGGCAAGCTCGCCCCATCTCTCGGGTCTGTAGGTCAACACGTCCTTGCCGTAGATCTCCTCAGATCTGTGAGTAGCGTAAATCGTGTAAGTAACTGTCTGTCCCTTTCTGACAAAGATAGGCTGGTCTCTGTTAGGACCACCACCTCTTGGGAGGGTGGTGTCCTTGGTGGCCACACGGAAGTTCTGTGGAACAGATGGGTACAATCTGAGAGTCTCGTTGATGACCCACTTCAAGTActcgagcttcttcaaagactcaAAGGTAATGGCGGACAAATCGGCATCGTCACCCTCACCAAAGGCCTGAATAATCTCTTCACGCAATCTAGCAAATACATGAGGATTTCTTGCAAGCTCAAAAAACATAAAAGACAACAAGCCAGCGGTAGTGTCACGAGCAGCCAACAAAATGTTCAAGCACTGGTCTCTCAACACCTTGGGGTCTCTGGTCTGCTTGGACAATTCATACAAGAAGACGTAGCCTTGATTAGAgaacttctccacctcctcAGGGGTCGAGTTCAAGGCCTTGTTGACGTAATAGTCAGCAAACTCGTGCACAatcttgttgtttttcCTAAAGTCAGAGTTGTTGACGATCCAGTAGAGTTTTTGGAAACCAGctctcaagaacaagtacGACTGGGAAGTGTTGAACGCCTTGGGGAACTCACGTTTCACCGCAGGCCCGCTGTTGGCGAAACCCGGTTCGTCCTCGCTCAACGACTCACACGACTCGCCAAACAAAAACTCCGTTCCCGAATCGATggtcaacttgaagaacaacgGCTGGATATCAAACTCCTGCCCGTTTGTTCTGCGTATGAGTCTCGCAAGCGCCTGGACGTGTGGCTCCAAGGAGCGGACGTGGCCCACCTGCTCTCTGGCAAACTGTGGACGCAACATGGCTCTTGAGTGTTTCCAGCCAGCGCCATCCAAGGTGAAGATACCATCACCAAGCAAGATTTGGAACTGCTTGTGACGGAGCCCCAAGATGAAATCGTTGAACTGGGTGCCCAAGAGCGCCTTGATGTTTTCTGGGTCTCTCGTCGACACCACCGGGGTGCCGGCCATGACCAACCTAACGGTATCTTTGCCGGTTTCAATGAATCGAGAGTACAAGTAGTCAGGCATCTCCcccttcttttgtttttccACAACTACCCTCATAAGCTTAAAACCATACCACCCATCTGACACTGCGGGGGCAAGTGTGGCACCAGACTTTTTGTAGGCGACATAGTAGGTAAGAGTGTTGAAGGCTCTGTAGGCGACGAGCGCAAGTAGAAGCAACGCCCACCAGGGTAACTCGAGAACCTTGCCGGAATAATCAGCAACCAACAGCATAATTGAGGTAAAAAGTAGTAGTAATTAGTAGTTACCGAGCTGACTTTTTAGTTGTGTTCTGTAGTAGCAGCTATTACGAAGATGCGATTGTGGAGGACGTCTTTGCCTTTATATGTATGTGGGTGGAGATTAGAGACGTGCGAAAGGGGCCTGGAGGTAACACTGTGTAGCTGCGAGGGGAACAAAGCGAGAGTGAAGATACTTGCCTACTGCCTCATGCGAATGGACCTTGAACAATATACAACAAACGTTCGCTCAGGATGGCCTGAGCCGTGATCTTTTCGGagttttggttttttgaCTCCCGGCCTTCAAGAACTAAATTCAAAAATATCGT
This window encodes:
- the ALK2 gene encoding Alk2p is translated as MSLVADYSGKVLELPWWALLLLALVAYRAFNTLTYYVAYKKSGATLAPAVSDGWYGFKLMRVVVEKQKKGEMPDYLYSRFIETGKDTVRLVMAGTPVVSTRDPENIKALLGTQFNDFILGLRHKQFQILLGDGIFTLDGAGWKHSRAMLRPQFAREQVGHVRSLEPHVQALARLIRRTNGQEFDIQPLFFKLTIDSGTEFLFGESCESLSEDEPGFANSGPAVKREFPKAFNTSQSYLFLRAGFQKLYWIVNNSDFRKNNKIVHEFADYYVNKALNSTPEEVEKFSNQGYVFLYELSKQTRDPKVLRDQCLNILLAARDTTAGLLSFMFFELARNPHVFARLREEIIQAFGEGDDADLSAITFESLKKLEYLKWVINETLRLYPSVPQNFRVATKDTTLPRGGGPNRDQPIFVRKGQTVTYTIYATHRSEEIYGKDVLTYRPERWGELAMKKVGWGFLPFNGGPRICLGQQFALTEASYVTVRLLQMFKNIQSFDDCDTPKKATHLTMSLFDGAHIGLS